The following coding sequences lie in one Brachionichthys hirsutus isolate HB-005 unplaced genomic scaffold, CSIRO-AGI_Bhir_v1 contig_1054, whole genome shotgun sequence genomic window:
- the LOC137916667 gene encoding leukemia NUP98 fusion partner 1-like, whose translation MSLRLLPAFLVDNDEDDDGNFTKWMSSYWGHGTEAGHSRDRKGSFRRPARANADRRASLPTVSQLDAMKLNRLHTAAMAPTPSHIKAREEKGEVRLHQRAHRVSSEDNSRPKSAIPENRITTIPELTESFERRLSLTDKKSMSLTDDNKLCLVCHEERRKTGGGVQELHCLHRFHKEVKHLH comes from the exons ATGTCTCTCAGGCTCCTGCCTGCTTTCCTTGTGGATAAtgacgaggatgatgatggaaaCTTCACTAAATGGATGAGCAGTTACTGGGGTCATGGAACAGAAGCTGGACACTCTAGAGATAGGAAGGGCAGTTTCAGAAGACCCGCAAGAGCAAATGCTGACCGAAGAGCATCGCTCCCGACTGTG TCACAATTAGACGCCATGAAGCTGAACAGGCTGCACACAGCAGCGATGGCACCAACCCCGAGCCACATCAAAgccagagaggagaagggggaggTCAGGCTCCACCAGAGAGCCCATCGTGTCTCCTCAGAAGACAACAGCCGTCCCAAATCAGCCATCCCGGAGAACCGCATCACCACCATCCCGGAGTTAACAGAGTCATTCGAGAGGAGGCTCAGTCTCACTGATAAGAAGTCCATGTCTCTG ACTGATGACAACAAGTTGTGTCTTGTCTGTCatgaggaaaggaggaagactGGAGGGGGAGTTCAGGAGCTGCACTGCTTGCATCGCTTTCACAAAGAGGTAAAACATCTTCACTGA